In Apteryx mantelli isolate bAptMan1 chromosome 18, bAptMan1.hap1, whole genome shotgun sequence, a single window of DNA contains:
- the CBFA2T2 gene encoding protein CBFA2T2 isoform X1, with product MVGIPGACQFAGEKRVPVMPGSPVEVKIQSRSSPPSMPPLPPVNPGGPRPVSFTPTALPNGINHSPPTLNGAPSPPQRFSNGPASSSSSSLTNQQLPATCGARQLSKLKRFLTTLQQFGNDISPEIGEKVRTLVLALVNSTVTIEEFHCKLQEATNFPLRPFVIPFLKANLPLLQRELLHCARAAKQTPSQYLAQHEHILLNTNTTSPADSSELLIEVNGNGKRHSPDRREENSFEREPLPTEPPAKRVCTISPAPRHSPALTMPLMNPAGQFHPTPPPLQHYTLEDIATSHLYRDPSKMLEHRDIRDRHSGLGLNGGYQDELVDHRLTEREWADEWKHLDHALNCIMEMVEKTRRSMAVLRRCQEADREELNYWKRRCSETAETRKAGSELISRQHSPSSSDSISSDSLREFSSRSGTGYVTEEIWKKAEEAVNEVKRQAMSEVQKAVAEAEQKAFEMIASERARMEQTIADAKRQATEDAFLVINEQEESTESCWNCGRKASETCSGCNIARYCGSFCQHKDWERHHRICGQGLHSQTKPLALPAGRSAAAAAKAIDGVPSPALEKTSATTSRSSTPASVTAIDTNGL from the exons TTGCTGGTGAGAAGAGGGTGCCAGTGATGCCCGGCTCGCCGGTGGAGGTGAAGATACAGTCCAGGTCGTCCCCGCCCAGCATGCCACCGCTGCCCCCCGTGAACCCCGGCGGCCCGCGGCCCGTGTCCTTCACTCCGACAGCAC TGCCCAACGGCATCAACCATTCCCCCCCAACGCTGAACGGGGCTCCGTCTCCACCTCAGCGGTTTAGCAATGGTCctgcctcgtcctcctcctcctcgctcacCAACCAGCAGCTCCCAGCCACTTGCGGCGCCCGGCAGCTCAGCAAGCTGAAGCGCTTCCTCACAACCCTGCAGCAGTTTGGCAATGACATCTCTCCAGAGATCGGGGAGAAGGTCCGGACCCTCGTTCTGGCATTAGTG aaCTCAACGGTGACAATTGAGGAATTTCACTGCAAGCTGCAAGAGGCGACGAACTTCCCCCTCCGGCCGTTTGTGATCCCCTTTCTGAAG GCCAACCTCCCTCTGCTCCAGAGGGAGCTGCTGCACTGCGCCCGGGCTGCCAAGCAGACGCCGTCCCAGTACCTGGCACAGCACGAGCACATCCTGCTCAACACAAACACCACGTCCCCGGCTGACTCCTCGGAGCTGCTCATTGAGGTGAATGGAAATGGGAAGAGGCACAGTCCAGACAG aagagaagaaaacagcttTGAGAGAGAGCCGCTCCCGACAGAGCCTCCGGCCAAGAGAGTGTGCACCATCAGCCCGGCTCCCCGGCACAGCCCTGCCCTGACCATGCCCCTCATGAACCCCGCGGGGCAGTTccaccccaccccaccgcccCTCCAGCACTACACCTTGGAAGATATCGCAACTTCCCATCTGTACCGAGACCCCAGCAAGATGTTAGAGCACAGGGACATTCGCGACCGGCATAGCGGTCTTG GTTTGAATGGAGGATACCAGGATGAGCTGGTGGACCACCGCTTAACGGAGAGAGAGTGGGCTGATGAGTGGAAGCATCTTGATCAC GCACTGAACTGCATCATGGAGATGGTGGAGAAAACCAGGCGCTCCATGGCGGTTCTGCGGCGCTGCCAGGAGGCCGACCGCGAGGAGCTCAACTACTGGAAGAGGCGGTGCAGCGAGACCGCGGAGACGAGGAAGGCAGGGAGCGAGCTCATCTCCAGGCAGCACAGTCCCAGCAGCTCCGACTCCATCAGCAGCG ATTCCTTGCGGGAGTTCAGCAGCAGGTCGGGAACAGGCTATGTCACTGAAGAGATATGGAAAAAAGCTG AAGAAGCCGTGAACGAGGTGAAGCGTCAGGCCATGTCTGAGGTGCAGAAGGCTGTGGCAGAGGCTGAGCAGAAGGCCTTTGAGATGATTGCCTCCGAGAGGGCACGGATGGAGCAGACCATTGCGGACGCAAAGCGCCAAGCTACCGAGGATGCTTTCTTAGTGATAAACGAGCAGGAGGAGTCTACAGAG AGCTGCTGGAACTGCGGTCGCAAGGCCAgcgagacgtgcagcggctgcaaCATCGCCCGGTACTGCGGCTCTTTCTGCCAGCACAAGGACTGGGAGAGGCACCACCGAATCTGCGGCCAAGGCCTGCACAGCCAGACCAAGCCGCTGGCTCTGCCCGCTGGGCGATCTGCAGCAGCCGCCGCCAAGGCCATCGACGGGGTACCGAGCCCAGCCCTCGAGAAGACTTCGGCAACAACCTCTCGATCCTCTACCCCAGCATCTGTGACAGCAATAGATACAAACGGACTCTAA
- the CBFA2T2 gene encoding protein CBFA2T2 isoform X2, protein MVGIPGACQFAGEKRVPVMPGSPVEVKIQSRSSPPSMPPLPPVNPGGPRPVSFTPTALPNGINHSPPTLNGAPSPPQRFSNGPASSSSSSLTNQQLPATCGARQLSKLKRFLTTLQQFGNDISPEIGEKVRTLVLALVNSTVTIEEFHCKLQEATNFPLRPFVIPFLKANLPLLQRELLHCARAAKQTPSQYLAQHEHILLNTNTTSPADSSELLIEVNGNGKRHSPDRREENSFEREPLPTEPPAKRVCTISPAPRHSPALTMPLMNPAGQFHPTPPPLQHYTLEDIATSHLYRDPSKMLEHRDIRDRHSGLGLNGGYQDELVDHRLTEREWADEWKHLDHALNCIMEMVEKTRRSMAVLRRCQEADREELNYWKRRCSETAETRKAGSELISRQHSPSSSDSISSDSLREFSSRSGTGYVTEEIWKKAEAVNEVKRQAMSEVQKAVAEAEQKAFEMIASERARMEQTIADAKRQATEDAFLVINEQEESTESCWNCGRKASETCSGCNIARYCGSFCQHKDWERHHRICGQGLHSQTKPLALPAGRSAAAAAKAIDGVPSPALEKTSATTSRSSTPASVTAIDTNGL, encoded by the exons TTGCTGGTGAGAAGAGGGTGCCAGTGATGCCCGGCTCGCCGGTGGAGGTGAAGATACAGTCCAGGTCGTCCCCGCCCAGCATGCCACCGCTGCCCCCCGTGAACCCCGGCGGCCCGCGGCCCGTGTCCTTCACTCCGACAGCAC TGCCCAACGGCATCAACCATTCCCCCCCAACGCTGAACGGGGCTCCGTCTCCACCTCAGCGGTTTAGCAATGGTCctgcctcgtcctcctcctcctcgctcacCAACCAGCAGCTCCCAGCCACTTGCGGCGCCCGGCAGCTCAGCAAGCTGAAGCGCTTCCTCACAACCCTGCAGCAGTTTGGCAATGACATCTCTCCAGAGATCGGGGAGAAGGTCCGGACCCTCGTTCTGGCATTAGTG aaCTCAACGGTGACAATTGAGGAATTTCACTGCAAGCTGCAAGAGGCGACGAACTTCCCCCTCCGGCCGTTTGTGATCCCCTTTCTGAAG GCCAACCTCCCTCTGCTCCAGAGGGAGCTGCTGCACTGCGCCCGGGCTGCCAAGCAGACGCCGTCCCAGTACCTGGCACAGCACGAGCACATCCTGCTCAACACAAACACCACGTCCCCGGCTGACTCCTCGGAGCTGCTCATTGAGGTGAATGGAAATGGGAAGAGGCACAGTCCAGACAG aagagaagaaaacagcttTGAGAGAGAGCCGCTCCCGACAGAGCCTCCGGCCAAGAGAGTGTGCACCATCAGCCCGGCTCCCCGGCACAGCCCTGCCCTGACCATGCCCCTCATGAACCCCGCGGGGCAGTTccaccccaccccaccgcccCTCCAGCACTACACCTTGGAAGATATCGCAACTTCCCATCTGTACCGAGACCCCAGCAAGATGTTAGAGCACAGGGACATTCGCGACCGGCATAGCGGTCTTG GTTTGAATGGAGGATACCAGGATGAGCTGGTGGACCACCGCTTAACGGAGAGAGAGTGGGCTGATGAGTGGAAGCATCTTGATCAC GCACTGAACTGCATCATGGAGATGGTGGAGAAAACCAGGCGCTCCATGGCGGTTCTGCGGCGCTGCCAGGAGGCCGACCGCGAGGAGCTCAACTACTGGAAGAGGCGGTGCAGCGAGACCGCGGAGACGAGGAAGGCAGGGAGCGAGCTCATCTCCAGGCAGCACAGTCCCAGCAGCTCCGACTCCATCAGCAGCG ATTCCTTGCGGGAGTTCAGCAGCAGGTCGGGAACAGGCTATGTCACTGAAGAGATATGGAAAAAAGCTG AAGCCGTGAACGAGGTGAAGCGTCAGGCCATGTCTGAGGTGCAGAAGGCTGTGGCAGAGGCTGAGCAGAAGGCCTTTGAGATGATTGCCTCCGAGAGGGCACGGATGGAGCAGACCATTGCGGACGCAAAGCGCCAAGCTACCGAGGATGCTTTCTTAGTGATAAACGAGCAGGAGGAGTCTACAGAG AGCTGCTGGAACTGCGGTCGCAAGGCCAgcgagacgtgcagcggctgcaaCATCGCCCGGTACTGCGGCTCTTTCTGCCAGCACAAGGACTGGGAGAGGCACCACCGAATCTGCGGCCAAGGCCTGCACAGCCAGACCAAGCCGCTGGCTCTGCCCGCTGGGCGATCTGCAGCAGCCGCCGCCAAGGCCATCGACGGGGTACCGAGCCCAGCCCTCGAGAAGACTTCGGCAACAACCTCTCGATCCTCTACCCCAGCATCTGTGACAGCAATAGATACAAACGGACTCTAA
- the CBFA2T2 gene encoding protein CBFA2T2 isoform X3, translating into MPGSPVEVKIQSRSSPPSMPPLPPVNPGGPRPVSFTPTALPNGINHSPPTLNGAPSPPQRFSNGPASSSSSSLTNQQLPATCGARQLSKLKRFLTTLQQFGNDISPEIGEKVRTLVLALVNSTVTIEEFHCKLQEATNFPLRPFVIPFLKANLPLLQRELLHCARAAKQTPSQYLAQHEHILLNTNTTSPADSSELLIEVNGNGKRHSPDRREENSFEREPLPTEPPAKRVCTISPAPRHSPALTMPLMNPAGQFHPTPPPLQHYTLEDIATSHLYRDPSKMLEHRDIRDRHSGLGLNGGYQDELVDHRLTEREWADEWKHLDHALNCIMEMVEKTRRSMAVLRRCQEADREELNYWKRRCSETAETRKAGSELISRQHSPSSSDSISSDSLREFSSRSGTGYVTEEIWKKAEEAVNEVKRQAMSEVQKAVAEAEQKAFEMIASERARMEQTIADAKRQATEDAFLVINEQEESTESCWNCGRKASETCSGCNIARYCGSFCQHKDWERHHRICGQGLHSQTKPLALPAGRSAAAAAKAIDGVPSPALEKTSATTSRSSTPASVTAIDTNGL; encoded by the exons ATGCCCGGCTCGCCGGTGGAGGTGAAGATACAGTCCAGGTCGTCCCCGCCCAGCATGCCACCGCTGCCCCCCGTGAACCCCGGCGGCCCGCGGCCCGTGTCCTTCACTCCGACAGCAC TGCCCAACGGCATCAACCATTCCCCCCCAACGCTGAACGGGGCTCCGTCTCCACCTCAGCGGTTTAGCAATGGTCctgcctcgtcctcctcctcctcgctcacCAACCAGCAGCTCCCAGCCACTTGCGGCGCCCGGCAGCTCAGCAAGCTGAAGCGCTTCCTCACAACCCTGCAGCAGTTTGGCAATGACATCTCTCCAGAGATCGGGGAGAAGGTCCGGACCCTCGTTCTGGCATTAGTG aaCTCAACGGTGACAATTGAGGAATTTCACTGCAAGCTGCAAGAGGCGACGAACTTCCCCCTCCGGCCGTTTGTGATCCCCTTTCTGAAG GCCAACCTCCCTCTGCTCCAGAGGGAGCTGCTGCACTGCGCCCGGGCTGCCAAGCAGACGCCGTCCCAGTACCTGGCACAGCACGAGCACATCCTGCTCAACACAAACACCACGTCCCCGGCTGACTCCTCGGAGCTGCTCATTGAGGTGAATGGAAATGGGAAGAGGCACAGTCCAGACAG aagagaagaaaacagcttTGAGAGAGAGCCGCTCCCGACAGAGCCTCCGGCCAAGAGAGTGTGCACCATCAGCCCGGCTCCCCGGCACAGCCCTGCCCTGACCATGCCCCTCATGAACCCCGCGGGGCAGTTccaccccaccccaccgcccCTCCAGCACTACACCTTGGAAGATATCGCAACTTCCCATCTGTACCGAGACCCCAGCAAGATGTTAGAGCACAGGGACATTCGCGACCGGCATAGCGGTCTTG GTTTGAATGGAGGATACCAGGATGAGCTGGTGGACCACCGCTTAACGGAGAGAGAGTGGGCTGATGAGTGGAAGCATCTTGATCAC GCACTGAACTGCATCATGGAGATGGTGGAGAAAACCAGGCGCTCCATGGCGGTTCTGCGGCGCTGCCAGGAGGCCGACCGCGAGGAGCTCAACTACTGGAAGAGGCGGTGCAGCGAGACCGCGGAGACGAGGAAGGCAGGGAGCGAGCTCATCTCCAGGCAGCACAGTCCCAGCAGCTCCGACTCCATCAGCAGCG ATTCCTTGCGGGAGTTCAGCAGCAGGTCGGGAACAGGCTATGTCACTGAAGAGATATGGAAAAAAGCTG AAGAAGCCGTGAACGAGGTGAAGCGTCAGGCCATGTCTGAGGTGCAGAAGGCTGTGGCAGAGGCTGAGCAGAAGGCCTTTGAGATGATTGCCTCCGAGAGGGCACGGATGGAGCAGACCATTGCGGACGCAAAGCGCCAAGCTACCGAGGATGCTTTCTTAGTGATAAACGAGCAGGAGGAGTCTACAGAG AGCTGCTGGAACTGCGGTCGCAAGGCCAgcgagacgtgcagcggctgcaaCATCGCCCGGTACTGCGGCTCTTTCTGCCAGCACAAGGACTGGGAGAGGCACCACCGAATCTGCGGCCAAGGCCTGCACAGCCAGACCAAGCCGCTGGCTCTGCCCGCTGGGCGATCTGCAGCAGCCGCCGCCAAGGCCATCGACGGGGTACCGAGCCCAGCCCTCGAGAAGACTTCGGCAACAACCTCTCGATCCTCTACCCCAGCATCTGTGACAGCAATAGATACAAACGGACTCTAA